The sequence CCAAAACAATAAAAGGACAGCAAAAAGGAAGAGCCTAATATCATAGATATAGCAGTAAGGTAAATTTCTTTGTTCCCAATGAAGTAACCAGTATGAAGTGATTTACCTTGACTCCACTTGTTCCATCATCAAGCTTCATTTGCTCAACACTCTGCATATGTTCTATATCTTAATGCACATCCTTTTCATATCAAGCACTCCTCACATCCTTTTCATAAGATAGAACTTGTTCCTTGATTAGTAGACCAGCTCTCTCAGCACTCCTCACTGTAGCTCTTACTTTAAATCCAAGTTTTATAAGCTCTCTGAAATGAAACTATCACTAGTCAGCATTTTAAAGAAAAGAAGTTTTTTCTTAAAGAACAAGTGAATTAAAGAGTACTAACATCCATGTGAGATTATCCATGTTCAGTGACAATAAAAACTAGTGAATTAAAGAGTTCTAGTCAGCATTTAAGAACAAGTGAATTAAAGAGTACTAGTCAGCATTTTCATTTCAAATTTCCACTAATCATTGTGAGATTATCCATGTTCAGTGACAATAAAAACTACACTGACCTGCACACGAGGATTTGGAAAATCATCCATGGCAGCCGCTAGTGCTGGGCTGCTGGCAACACTCCTTGATGGTATTGAATTTGCAAATCTGGACCCAAATCAATAGACAGTTGACCGATTGCATTGATAGCTGCCCACCTTACACGAGGGTGTTGATCATTGAAGGAGTTTAATACCATAGCCACAACTTGATCCAAATTCTTTATCATGACCTGCAGCAGCAATGGGAAGGCAACACAAAATAAAAACCACAAACACGGAGTGAAAAAAGGGGATGCTTCCTACATGGATAAGTAACTTCACAATCAACAAACAATCATATACAAATTACAAGATATTATACTACCTAACATGAAAAGTTAACAGCAATTCGAAAGTTAAAGTTTCATGTTCACTACCTTTGAGCAACCCTCAGCAATTTGAGCAAGTGCAATCAATGCAGCATGGCGTTTTTGCCACTCAGGAGCAGCCAAATAAGCATGCAACTGTTCAGACGCAACCGGGACAATAGTATTCCCACCCAGTGATATCGAAAGTCTATCCAAACACTCTTGTCCAACACTGTAGTTACTTGTTTCGCCGGCATCTTCATCCCCTGTCTCAGCACTGTGCCAAGCAGGATCATCCTCAATATCCAACAGCATCTTCATCAGAATGGCGAACATCCTGCTGATAAACTGAGGCAGCTTCCTCATCATTCCAGGTGCCCTCTCCCTCGCCTCGGCCAGAGTAATCACAAACTCGATCGCCAAATGCCGCGTCCCTTCCTCCAGCGACTCTGCCTCGGCAATCTGAAGCATGGCTCCAACAACATCCACCAGCTGCCGCCGGAGGAACCTCGGCTCTGTACCGGCAAGCTCGAGCAGAAGTTCCAGAGCCTCCTGTGCAGTTAACCACTAATCGGTACTGTTTCAAACTAAATTTTGAGACCAGAGCAAGACACTGCACAATAACGCGTTTGGAATGAAAAATTAACGAAAGAAATAAGGGATGGAGTTAGGGCTAACTTGGTTAGTGGAGTGCGAATAGATCAAAAGATTGAAGATCTATGCAACCCTATCATTCCGAGCTTAGCTTCAAGCTTCGCCATTCAACAATAACCACCGAGTTTCCACTGAGTTGAGATGAGTTTCACGAATCGCTGCAGATGCGACCAGAGCGGCGGCGGAGGGAGCCCATGCGACGCAAGGGATGACAGAGAGAGATCCTACAACGCGAGCGGCGGCGACAGCGGCGGAAGAAGCTGGTGCGACGCGAGCGGCGGCGACTGCGGCAGAAGAAGCTGGTGCGACGGAGAGAAGAAGCAACTCGGTGAAGGAGAGACTCATTTGATTTGTGTGGAGGTTGAATGGATGAGAGGGTAGGGATAAAATTACGGTTAACTCAAGATTTCCgacgaaaaattttaaattacagacgaattttctgtccgtaataatttaataaaatgcagcGTTTTGTCTattaaa is a genomic window of Arachis ipaensis cultivar K30076 chromosome B06, Araip1.1, whole genome shotgun sequence containing:
- the LOC107647182 gene encoding importin subunit beta-3-like, producing the protein MLQIAEAESLEEGTRHLAIEFVITLAEARERAPGMMRKLPQFISRMFAILMKMLLDIEDDPAWHSAETGDEDAGETSNYSVGQECLDRLSISLGGNTIVPVASEQLHAYLAAPEWQKRHAALIALAQIAEGCSKVMIKNLDQVVAMVLNSFNDQHPRVRWAAINAIGQLSIDLGPDLQIQYHQGVLPAAQH